The DNA sequence ATCATCAATTAATTAGTCGTATCATAACATATTCTTATCATCTTAATAATGATCTCTCTTAACTTGTCACTAATAGATGCCTATTCTAATCTATttcagataaatttttttttaatccgtCTTTCCTAGTAAAGCGTGGCATCCATCTCATAACATATTCTTATCATCTTAATAATGATCTCATTTCAAACATACTCATCTTTTAAGTATATTGTTTCTTACCTGCCTAATATTATGACCATATATGTCATAGTTGGCCCAATAATTGTTCTTTAAAACTAACCTTTTAATACAAGAGGTATTTTATGATTACACAAAATTCTAGAGGCTTCTCTCTAGGGATGTCAATGGGCCTCACCCCTCGACGGGGAACCCAATTCCCCGCCTTGTCAGGGCCAGAGTCGGGAAATTTTTCGGGGGCCGGGTTTGGGCCCGGGgaatttaaactatatatatatatatatatatatatatatatatatatatatatgtacatgtgttatattttatgttataaatatctaaatgtGTTGGTTGGTATTTTGTGTTAGGCCTTTAATATGTCAACTGCTCATATTTGTAAATGAgtttcttaattattaaaaaaatttatggtatttttagcaaatatttataaattttgtttaaataataatatttcaatttattaatTAGGGTCAAGGAATTCTTGAACCGAAAAAATTCCTCCTGAGATGGGGACAGGAAAAAATTCCCCGTATTCAGGTTCAGGGTTAGGGTAGGGGGATGGGCAAATTTGGGGTTAGGGCCAGTGATTGTATCCCCTAGTGAATCTATGCCCTGTTGACATCCCTACTTCTCTCTATTTTACCTAGCTATCATGCTTTAATCCTAGCCATTTGTGAGGTCATCTATGAGTTCATTGTTATTTTAGATGATAGAGTATAGGTATTAAAAACCTCTACTTCTACCAATCTCAATATTATCCATCCTAATCCCTCTCTCATTTTTACTCGTTTAATAACTGAAATTACATTTTAAATAATACTCTGCCCTTTATACCCTATGTAACTTGAAACACTTGGTTTTAAAGTATTTGATCATCACATTGCTAATTTTAAACTGATCAATTTTCTACTTTCATCAATTAAGATCATGATACCAGTACAAAGCGTACATCAAGTGATTGGATCTTGCACATACTCCGTCAGCTAGTCCAAATCTAAAACAAGTAAGAACATAATGTTGAGCCTTGATTTAGGCCTATAATATTAAAGAATTATCTGATCTTCCCACCCCCTCCCTCAAAAAAACAATTCTAATACTAATGATAGagttattattcataaaaaaacaaaaacacaaagattcaAGTGACAACTCCAAAACCGACAAAAAACCATaagtagagaagaaagaagatgatttctctatattttaaattaactatAACAGTGATGGCATAGTTtgccaaaatttattttattacaataaaatcttaaaaatgtatttaaataaGTTCTAAGTTGACTACAAGCCATATTGAGCTAAATTCATTTGTGAAGTTTGATTATCTAAATTTTCTAATCATAACCATACCACAGCGAAAGAGCCATTATACCACAAACAGACTAATGGTGGGCTATCATATTAGGCCCCCCTCCATTAATATTACCATAATtgatctcaaaaaaattttcatgttaGTCAAGTAAAATAACATTTGTATCACAAACTCTTACAACAAGATGCATTATCTACATAATAGTGTTTACATATGCTTGCCTACGTTTACCTATGTATATAGCTAAAATTTTGGTTTAGAGGTTTTTAATGAATAAGTAAGATGCTTCATTTCTAAAATGGAGTTAGTTTTGGTTGAGAAATATGATTGGGAAACAACCAATCAATATTACCATATAACTAGTGGGGAAATTATTAtcttaaagaatttttttttctaaatgccctattatcatttttttttaaaaatcaaatttagcaATAAATCACATCTTATCGAATCATTTAAGTCAATCCAACCTCATTGAAAATTCAATGGTAGCATCTTATCAATTTGACATAAGACAACTTTCTAGTACTTAATAAAGGTAAGTTTAATCTTGTTGAATCAACCATTAAAGTCCACATATTATGTTTGTTGATGGTCATATATTGTTTAGAGTTTGAAGTtttattgattgaaaattaaagttaaaggcaaacaatatcaacaaaaacTTAGTTCAAGCAAGCTTTTTACTCTCAAACTTAAATTTAACATTTGAAGGAGATCAGTCAttacaaataaaacattcattAGAACATAAAAAGGAAATTGGAATAAGTTAAAAATAGGGgttataaaatttgaataagtGGAAaactttatttcataaaattccATTTAATTGATaccaattaaattattttttttttcaattaaaataatgttattttgtaattaataactTATATTAATGACTTTATTCCAAAAAAGATTCCACAGTGCCACAAGTGGAATGAGTTTCCCTACTTGACAAAAGAATAATGCTCGTATTCATTATTCAATCAAAGGAATATTCTTtgcatatatttgttttaagttttgattatatataattatatacatgtgtgtgtatatatcaatgtttttaaaaccggaccggatagcgaaccggtctcatatttgggtcacgggTCAGTCGGTTCGACCAGATGACCCGTTTTGGTCGGACCGGATgacgtcataaataaataattatcttaaatattatatatatactatatatatatatatatatataataacaaactttattatatttttttaatcataattatcttaaatatttatttttaatatcattatgattttatcaaaaatagttgaagattcaaataattaatctagataaaagcaataaatacaattccctaaacctttttatttcttaatctattaatcataaatggatgatgataactacataaattaaacaactaattaaattactaattatgtgaggatgagacaaggcatgaacaaaaaaattcaaaaacaaaactagaactaagtatgattaatttaattctcatatttgatcatcattaccattaaaaataaaaagtataaaaataaaaataagtcctaaatgatctatacttcttaaacaatttacaagtttctttttattttctcatacctctaaactccaaagttcaaaaaaatccaaataatatttttcgacaaatcaagactcaaagagtatcatgaaatcgaagaagaaaaaaagagccaattcatgccctaagtcctttcttaaaacaaaaacaaaaaaacaaaaaaaacaaaaaaaaaaaaacaaaaaaacaaaaataaaaattgaaaaccggGTTCCATCCGGTTTTGGTCCAACCGACGGTTCACGGGTTTGGCAGGGTTTGACCGGGTTCAAAAATTCGGtcaacattaattctaaaaaCCCGGACCGAGCTATGGGCGGTTCCAGTTTTCGGTccaaccggccggtccggtccggttttcaaaacatgggtatatatattgatgatacCGACAAGCCATTTTcacacatatattttttatattttgtgtcaTCTATGCATTGAGAAAGAGTCAATTCTcaaatcttaaaattttgtatGAGAGTTACATGTTTTactgtttatttaaaaaatatttttaaactgaGTATATTATTAgccatataattatataataattttaaaaataaaaaaatattttataaatattcaatattttcaaatgcaaaaaatatGTGAACTCTAAATTTATAACCTCACATGTgggtgtctatatatatattaaaggaaatagatataaagtatataaaaagtagggaaaattactgtttaccctcgataatttcaaaaacttcacaaagCATACTGTGAGTTTTTGCATCGCTCgagacaacccttcctttattgtttcacttcctttttacccctgcgttatgaaattccatcattgcccttaaacatttttgcatacatttttcattctttgttgcattcctttttttgcatgtactcatttcttaagcagagctcatttttttaaacatagaactcatttcttaagcagagagtTCGTTTCTTAagcagaaacctcatttcttaagcagaaaaactcatttcttaagcagaaacctcatttttttaaacataaaactcatttttttaaacaaaaaaacattaatatttaaagcgagaaaaaacaaatatttacatgataaattaatcccggatataaaaaccaattaatcttggtcactcagtacatatttaaatagaaacaacgatatttaagcactttttttaagcgtaagcgcaatatattaaagcgaaacatcgatagttaaacaaagacaaacaagcgtataagcggagaactcatttcttaagcagagagcttatttttttaagcagagacctcattgagtaggggacattgagtatctcatcgtcagtCGATCTCGCGCGAGCGGCTGAGTCTTGAGCTCCGGATCGgcggcgatctcgaaggtggcatgctcgtgtggggtcttaaaggagaaaatctttattggcgttggcgatccggttggcggcGTTCCTCGgtggtcggagtggtgaggtcttcggtggcgacgtcggataaggCGAGTTTGAACTTGAaagcggaaccattctcgattgcggagaccgcaacatggatagcgatagggttagggttagggatcgttcggggtttggatccatggtgcctaagtcggtggcgaGGAGCGGAGGGAGAGCGGTGCCGAGTgaggggttcgatctcgccgtcttcgtcttcatcttcatcgtcttccacgtcgtcgacctcatctctttcatcttcttcgtcgtcgacctcggggaagaccgcatgctcctcgtcgtcgagcgaaggcatcgaaagggtTGCACTCGTGcgtatttaaatagaaacagcgatatttaagcactttttttaaagcgtaaagcgcaatatattaagcgaaacatcgatagttaaacaaagacaaacaagcgtataagcagagaactcatttcttaagcagagaactcatttcttaagcagaggcttattttttttaagcagagacctcGTTGAGTAGGGGACGTTGAGTATCTCGTCGTCAGTCGATCTCGCTGAGCAGCTGAGTCTTGAGCTCCGGATCGgcggcgatctcgaaggtggcgtgctcgtgtggggtcttaaaggagaaaatctttattggcgttggcgatccggttggcggcGTTCCTCGgtggtcggagtggtgaggtcttgaTGGCGGCGTCGGATAAGGCAGGTGAACTTGAAAGCGGAACCATTCTCATTGCGGAGACCCGCATGACATGGATAGcgatagggttagggttagggatcgttcggggttttggatccatggtgcctaagtcggtggcaggagcggagggaggaagcggcgcagataaggggttcgatctcgccgtcttcgtcttcgtcttcatcgtcttcccacagtcgtcgacctcatctctttcatcttcttcgtcgttgacctcggggaagaccgcatgctcctcgtcgtcggcgAATGCATCgaaggttgcacctttttctcgaacatgaaatcccatttttcatgcagCGTGGTTTGTGATTGTGAGTCGCATGTTTTTGTCTCATTTGGCCCGATCAAGCTACgataaagagatttttgggggtgataaatactgcacaaaaaaacttcatttcttaaagcagagacctcatttttttaaacaaaaccctcgTTTCTTAAGcggaaaaactcatttcttaagcagaggcCTCGTTTTTTTAAGCGAAACCTCTTTTCTTaagcagaaaactcatttcttaagcgagaaaactcaatttttttaaacaaaaaaactcatttttttaaatagaaaactcatttttttaagcagGAAACTCGTTTTTAAAAGCAGACCTCATACGCtcgtatttttaaatagaagcttcgTTTTCAAATAGAAAGCTCATTGTActcaagggcattatagtcaaaccctgtcacacttgccataaCTTCCCATGAGGACAATTTCagtcaaaaaaattccaaattaactctatcgatcactattagatgtttgggggtttaaaaaaatcgTTGTATtcaaaggaaggggtttttttgAGGGTCTAAAACTAGCGGGGTGTTTTTTTAGCGATATTGCAAACTTACTGAggtgtttttgacaatttccactaaaaagtattattatatatatatatatatatatataagaatctAAACTTTATGTATAAAAGTTTTCCAATTGAGCCATTGCTTATCATGTTTACTAACATGTATACAATATAAAGGATAAagtgtaattttatatatgtaatttttgggttttatagggacataaatgtaaaataacacaaaatgcAAAAGCTATTCAACCCATTTTTTGCAGTCATCTTGCATTAATtctaaagaaaaagacaaaattcCATATGttcagcctttttttttttaataaagtggcaTTTTATAATAACAgatttaacatatattttttccattttaaaatcttatttatCAATCACATGGCCCATTATAAAATCggaagatgattttttttatttaaaaattcaataacaagtcaaaacataattaaaattacaaatttaccCCTTAAATGAAGTTGataattaactattttttcttttcaaaaatcatgTTTACATATTTTAAGCATTTTactcaataaaatttatattattcgttttcctttttatttattgaaacaaaaataataatgaatatttataaatttattcattatatatatttttttaaaaccaatgaCCAATACGTTAAAGTCTATTGGCAGTAGTCCTCTGTATACAATGTTTACATTCTTGGCGAgatgaatttgaattttaactCACATATAATGAGTGCTCAAACGAGTAGAGATATCAACTCTTTATTTGTACACGTCACCTGTCGTTGTTTGTCtactttttcaaaatatttatatatatatatatatattttcaaaaacttttattttttttaaaataatatacaataaaCTGGTAAAAGACCAATGCAACAATaggatttcaaaaattaaacaaaaaaatgaaattattaataattatttcaaaaaaaaattaaaaaaaatttctaattttattttttacaataaatttcacaggggtatatatgtaaatttacaAGATCACAGCAAAAAGTTATTGCAAGcaaccttttttttcctttttctttaataaatatttttccttgTCTGAAAGGTCAGGTACACTTGAGCTTATTCTCACTGTTATAAAAACCGCGCGGTAAACATACCCCCCTCTTTTCATTCTTCTCAATCCAtcgcttcttctccttcttcttctcggcaaaccagagagagagagagagagagagaggagatcaATGGCGGAGGAATCGTGCTGCGGAGCTATGTTCTGGGTTTACTTGATGGTGAGCGTGGCGCTAGTGATGTTCGCTGGCCTCATGTCTGGCCTTACGCTCGGGCTTATGTCGCTCAGTCTTGTCGACCTTGAAGTCCTTGTCAAGGCCGGGCAACCCCAGGATCAATCCAATGCCGGTCCTTTTCCTCTCGCGCTACTCTCCTTGCTTCTCTCCATCTTGCTGATTGATTTCtggttttgtgtttgttttgcagCTAAGATTCTTCCTGTCGTGAAGAACCAACATCTTCTGCTTTGCACTTTGCTTATTGGGAACTCCCTCGCTATGGAGGTGACTCTCGATGCTCTGCTTTACATCGGAATTGGTTCAAAAttagacctttttttttttttaattattattgtgtCTAGGCACTGCCCATCTTTCTTGATGCTTTGGTGCCGTCTTGGGGGGCTATTTTGATCTCTGTCACACTTATATTGGCTTTTGGTGAGGTAAtctcttgtttgttttatttgggAATTGGTTTGCTTGAAAAAAGTTGAGCTCTTTTGGTGTGATTTGAGATGCTTGTCTGTTGTTTTTTTGGTATTAAGATCATTCCGCAAGCTGTTTGTTCTCGATATGGTTTGAGCGTGGGAGCCAGATTGGCTGGTGTTGTTCGTGTGCTTCTGTTGGTCTTTTTCCCAATTGCTTACCCAATCAGTAAGGTGAGCTCTTTCTTCAAATCaagattaattgttttaaatatcaGTATTTTTGCAACTTGAATTCCACACAAGatgattgtttgtttttcctttttcctttttttttttccttttaatggTAACTCTAGATGACTGTAAGGATGATTGGTTAATTAGGAATATAGAAGCCACCATCTTTAGCAATAAAGAACTGATAGATGATGGGCAGTGAGACCTTGGTTTCCAGGCTGAAACCTGTTACTGTTGATGGATTGTTAGTGATATCCCTGTCTGATATCCACCTATACGTAATGTAGACTTGTAGTTTAATTCTGGCCATATTTTCTTTGAGACATCTGTGCACCTATATGTTCAGGTACACTGATATGATGCTGCACCCACTTAGATTATTCTGCGCATGAATTGGAAAGAAGGTCTTTTCCATAAGAAAGGTAaccttttaatttaaaatcatgATTGCATTAACCGTTGGGCTCTTCTTTGAAATGGGGTGTCAATAACACGGTTCACCATTTTAGAGGTCCTTTGTTCTCATGCTGAAGGGTTTCATCCCATTTTGCTGTCTATCTTTTTGCTAGACATTCATGTTGTTTTCCATTGGATCGTATTGAAGTATTAGATATGAACTGGAAAATAAGTATTTTAACTTATTGAATTGAGAATTAGTATGCTTTACCACAAAGGATAGATAGCCTCTCCTTGGGGTGGGGCCGTGGGGGTGTTATTACTGCTATCCTAGTCACTCGAACAGTATAGATTTCCCTTTAATCTTGGAAGTAAAACTTAGTTTACTCATAGTTTATTCcagatttcttttcttctctgcCTTTTTCTCTGCAATCACTGGTTTGACTAATTTTGATTGTGCTATCTGTCAAGTATGATaactttgttaattatttttgttgcaGCTGCTAGACTGGTTGTTGGGGAAGGGACACTTTGCTCTTTTAAGAAGGGCTGAGTTGAAGACTTTGGTGGATATGCATGGAaatgaggtaagacaatcgcCAATTGTTTATAGAATTATCTGCGTAGATCGGAGATTCAGTATGCTCATGCTCATTATCTTTTCTAAATATTCTTTTAAAACCATTAGATTGGAGTACTTTGTACAGCTATATTTAATAGAAGTTGCCAAGTAAAAATTCTATTGGAAGATGGCATAATTCACCACAATGAGAATCATAGTCCTGATCACACAAATGGGTGCTGATAATTTTGGATACATATTCTGAGTGAACTTTGCATGACACAAAGATGAACTATGTTTCACTGCTGGCAATCTTCTGCCAGAAAAATAATCTGATAATATAAAGTTCCCATTGTTATCTGAAGTTTAGCTGCAAGAATATGGATTTCTTATAAATGGATTCACCACTTTATCTATCATGAGGCTTTGGCTGGAACAAGGTTGCTTTTCTGCTTAAAGCCATTGACACCTGTTGAAATTGTACAATTGTAATTTAAAGGGGACCTGTTCATTCTTTTCACCTCTTCCCTCTCTACATTTTCCTTCTAGGTAAAACACCTTAAATGTTTGAGTAGTTTGCATATAAGTACCGAATGATGAGGCAATCCATTCTCCTGCacatgtatataaaatatttcttatcATTATTTTCCTCTTGATTTTATCCCAGCCATAGGGGGAAATGTCTCGTAACTTTTGTGAAAAATATCATGATTATGAACATGATTAGTGACAAACAGTTCGTCAAAGGAAATTTTGTATTGGAGCTTAaaagtatgagaatagtatattGCTCAATTATTCTGATTACAATCTAAGTTTAATAGAAGTTATTCATTATTCAAGCGGCCAATATGAAGCTTTAAAACAGATGCTAGTTATGTGTGTAAATATGTAAAGAGCGACTGTTTGCTACTGCATTCTTTCCATCTACATTCATGGATTTGCAttcttgtgttttgtttttgtttttgttttgtttttttatgttttcttttttgcatcatttttttaaaatatttatgtcgGTTGCATTATGTGAAAATCCATTGACATATGTTTGTCATTCAATCTTGTGTCTTGTGTGACTAATTTTCTTTATAGAAAAGGGAAAAGGTTCATGGAACCTCATTATTGACTTTCTTAGTTGTTTCTAGGCAGGAAAGGGTGGAGAGTTGACCCATGATGAGACTACTATTATTACTGGAGCTTTGGAATTGACCCAAAAGACGGCTAAAGATGCCATGACTACAATATCCAAAACCTTTTCACTTGATATAAACTCTAAGCTGGACATGTGCATACCCCTTATCTTGTATGTGATGTTTATAAACTTTTCATTCTATTGATcttgtttttttcccctctAGGCACACTATGGGTTTAATAATGTCAAAGGGGCATAGTCGTGTACCCATATACTCAGGGAGTCCAACGAATATTATTGGCCTTATTCTGGTGAGCTATTTTCTGTATTCTGCATGTGCAACTCTCAATAATGTGTCCATTTTCTAATAGAAAGATTTTCAAATGTTGTAAAGCTCATAGTAGTTGAATTGAATTCAATGGCACAGACAACATTAGGAATATGCTTGCTCTAAAATTCTACTTGATTGATTATCCTCTACTGTTATGCTAATgactttttgagtttaaaaggtCAAAATATATTCACTTCTATGAGCATGCATGATCAAGCTTATTTTTACTAGCAACAATCAGATACTATGATAACATTAACAGTTTGTCTTGGTCTTAGGTTAAAAATTTGATCACTTGCCGAGCAGAAGATGAGACCCCCATTAGGAATGTCACCATCAGAAAGATTCCTAGGTATGGTATATCACTTCAAAGTATAATTCAAACTGACAAGTAGTTTTAGTAAAGAAATACTATAAACTATGTGTGGCATTGGAACTCTGTTTGTTGGATGTGTCACATCTTCCATGAACAATAGAAATGGctttcttgttcttgatatCTGTAAATTTTAAGCAATGATATGCTTACCTTAACCGACCTTAAGTATTCATTACCCAACatagttatataattaatctatAGGTCGTGTCAGGTGACTTGCATTTATTTCGGTGCAAGATGAATGCATGTAATTAAATAATACCAGAAAGGATCACACTTCTGTGAATAAAAGTTTTCATTAATAAggaattttaatcatttatatttCAATTTAGGTTATTGATGATCACTGCCTTTAAAATCAACACTTTTATGCACTGCCAACCCAAATTTGAATCATTAAATTGACAATAGTACTATTGTTTGAATGGAATGCATCTGATTTTGTGGAATGTAGAGAACAGTTTCTATCCTGTAGATGGTTGGAATGATAGCTAGTGTACTAAATTACATTGACATTTGCTCAAAGGGTTGAGTAATTTAACGTACAAATTTGCAGTACTTTGTTGGACACATTTACAGAATTGTGTATTCTTTATCGCTAAAATTGGAGTAGTGGATGGAAAATTTAATGCACTTGTCAAAGACATACCAATAGAAGAAGAGTACATGTGAGCTATTTTGAACCCCTAGTCATGCAGGACAACCAGCAGAGTCTACGTAGTGGGCTATAGAATGCAATgaaaaatcaacttgttcatCAAAGAAGTATTTGTAGAAGAAGAGTACTTGAATGCTTCTATAAAGTAATGATGTAGCACGACCTAAAGTTGTCACATGGTGGGTTTTCAATATTGGCAGAAATGAACCTTGCAGACAAGTAATTGGAATGGTAGCCTAATATGGACTTTGGGGGTGCAAGAAGTACCCGAGGAAAGGGAATGCTCAACTTGTTTAGATGGATATCTAGGGTACTTTTCAGATATTGGCGGGTACACGTTAGACTTTGGAGATAGATTTTCACTGAAGGATTAATATCCCCTTTCATCAGCCTTTTGATGTGCATATTTTAGATAAGATTGTTTAATCAATAAGGGTGGATTGTTGCGCCCAAACTATGTTCTCCTAGTTAGAAAAATTTTACTTGTATAATGAAGTTATTCTCGAGGACTTGATCTGGAAACATTGTGATGGCATTAATAGGTAAAGCAGTGAGGAGAtgggttttgttttaattggtttttatgaaattaCTACTTAATCAAAGCCTTCCTTGTAAGGACTAAGGAGTAATTGTTGATAAGATAAACTATGTtgtaagaaataaatattagtgAAGAAATTTGTCAGCAATTGTTGCTTTTGACTACTTGTTTGAAAAAGGCGTATCACTTAAGTAATATATGACTTTTAAGTTCTAATGACAGAGAAAGCTTCTTCTTGGCTATTATAGGTGATGGCATTCCCATCTTGAAGTTGATGGATTTTATGTACAGGGGCGTGCTAAGAAATAGCATGGCATCGAACTTTGCACATAATATCTGTTATAAACCTTAGCCTTATGCTtgttttcatattaaattatccTGTGAAAATAAATACTGATTCTTGTTAGCCACATTTTGTGTCAATtactctctcttcttcttctttttaatatctttttacAATCTTCTTCCACATAACTGCTTATGCATCTTGAGTTTGTGGCAGGGTCTATGATGATCTCCCTTTGTACGATATACTGAATGAATTTCAGAAGGGTCATAGTCACATGGCTGTGGTTATTAAACGTGCCAAAAATATAGGGGAAACTGTGGACTTGGACAAAAATGGTATAGTGGAGAATGGATCAGAACAAGCTAAAAAAGGTATATCTGCTTTATTATGAGTATCAACTACAAACACTTGTTTTACATGTTCTTTCCAATTATGATGATCTGATTTGTTGTTTGaggtatttattttgatttttcaggAGATGAATCTCAGTCCGCCTCAGTTGAGCAGCTGGGGACAGTCACAAATGCATCTCCAGTGCACTTCAGTTCTTCTGGAGTTCAGATTTCTACACTGAAAAGTATAACGGAGAAACCGGGAGATTCACGCTCCATATTAAAAAGGATGGACCGGGGAAAGCGTGATGATATTCTTGATGTTAATTTAGAATCACTTCCAAGCTATTCAGCAGATGAAGAAGTAGTTGGGATTATCACAATGGAGGATGTTATGGAGGAATTACTGCAGGTTAAGATTGAAACCATTTCTAttacctttttgtttttcttttattatgctgGAAATTGCACATTTACAATGACGAGCCAATCTACTTTATCTTTGTGTCTTGCTCTATCAACAACTTGGTTGCAGTG is a window from the Dioscorea cayenensis subsp. rotundata cultivar TDr96_F1 chromosome 2, TDr96_F1_v2_PseudoChromosome.rev07_lg8_w22 25.fasta, whole genome shotgun sequence genome containing:
- the LOC120278508 gene encoding DUF21 domain-containing protein At2g14520 isoform X1: MAEESCCGAMFWVYLMVSVALVMFAGLMSGLTLGLMSLSLVDLEVLVKAGQPQDQSNAAKILPVVKNQHLLLCTLLIGNSLAMEALPIFLDALVPSWGAILISVTLILAFGEIIPQAVCSRYGLSVGARLAGVVRVLLLVFFPIAYPISKLLDWLLGKGHFALLRRAELKTLVDMHGNEAGKGGELTHDETTIITGALELTQKTAKDAMTTISKTFSLDINSKLDMHTMGLIMSKGHSRVPIYSGSPTNIIGLILVKNLITCRAEDETPIRNVTIRKIPRVYDDLPLYDILNEFQKGHSHMAVVIKRAKNIGETVDLDKNGIVENGSEQAKKGDESQSASVEQLGTVTNASPVHFSSSGVQISTLKSITEKPGDSRSILKRMDRGKRDDILDVNLESLPSYSADEEVVGIITMEDVMEELLQEEILDETDEYVDVHNKIKINMLPQRTSSPRSPSAGPMSHFQKRTPIASPLSPFHNSSTVRSPFSPFNRGPIPTTFSSSPSKNSPISPAEGSVPRNGSPASHKVSRKHYEELPK
- the LOC120278508 gene encoding DUF21 domain-containing protein At1g47330 isoform X2, whose translation is MEALPIFLDALVPSWGAILISVTLILAFGEIIPQAVCSRYGLSVGARLAGVVRVLLLVFFPIAYPISKLLDWLLGKGHFALLRRAELKTLVDMHGNEAGKGGELTHDETTIITGALELTQKTAKDAMTTISKTFSLDINSKLDMHTMGLIMSKGHSRVPIYSGSPTNIIGLILVKNLITCRAEDETPIRNVTIRKIPRVYDDLPLYDILNEFQKGHSHMAVVIKRAKNIGETVDLDKNGIVENGSEQAKKGDESQSASVEQLGTVTNASPVHFSSSGVQISTLKSITEKPGDSRSILKRMDRGKRDDILDVNLESLPSYSADEEVVGIITMEDVMEELLQEEILDETDEYVDVHNKIKINMLPQRTSSPRSPSAGPMSHFQKRTPIASPLSPFHNSSTVRSPFSPFNRGPIPTTFSSSPSKNSPISPAEGSVPRNGSPASHKVSRKHYEELPK